ACCGCGACCTGAGATTGAGAACACGTCTTCGATTGGCAGCAGGAACGGCTTGTCGATTGCGCGCTCTGGTTCCGGGATGTAGTTATCCAGGTGACCGGCCAGCTCGATGATTTTCGCTTCCCACTCAGCGTCACCTTCCAGTGCTTTCAGCGCTGAACCGTGAACGATTGGCGTGTCGTCGCCCGGGAAGTCGTACTGTGACAGCAGGTCACGTACTTCCATCTCAACCAGTTCCAGCAGCTCTTCATCATCAACCATGTCGCACTTGTTCATGAACACGATGATGTAAGGAACGCCAACCTGGCGACCCAGCAGGATGTGCTCACGGGTCTGCGGCATTGGGCCGTCAGTCGCAGCAACAACCAGGATTGCGCCGTCCATCTGGGCAGCACCGGTGATCATGTTTTTCACATAGTCGGCGTGGCCCGGGCAGTCAACGTGCGCGTAGTGGCGAGTCGGGGTGTCATACTCAACGTGAGACGTGTTGATGGTGATACCACGTGCTTTTTCTTCCGGTGCGTTATCGATCTGATCGAATGCACGAGCAGAACCGCCGTAGGTTTTCGCCAGAACGGTGGTGATAGCGGCAGTCAGGGTAGTTTTACCGTGGT
The sequence above is drawn from the Duffyella gerundensis genome and encodes:
- the tuf gene encoding elongation factor Tu gives rise to the protein MSKEKFERKKPHVNVGTIGHVDHGKTTLTAAITTVLAKTYGGSARAFDQIDNAPEEKARGITINTSHVEYDTPTRHYAHVDCPGHADYVKNMITGAAQMDGAILVVAATDGPMPQTREHILLGRQVGVPYIIVFMNKCDMVDDEELLELVEMEVRDLLSQYDFPGDDTPIVHGSALKALEGDAEWEAKIIELAGHLDNYIPEPERAIDKPFLLPIEDVFSISGRGTVVTGRVERGIVKVGEEVEIVGIKDTVKSTCTGVEMFRKLLDEGRAGENCGILLRGVKREDIQRGQVLAKPGTIKPHTQFESEVYILSKDEGGRHTPFFKGYRPQFYFRTTDVTGTIELPEGVEMVMPGDNIKMVVTLIHPIAMDDGLRFAIREGGRTVGAGVVAKVIA